A single window of Oreochromis aureus strain Israel breed Guangdong linkage group 5, ZZ_aureus, whole genome shotgun sequence DNA harbors:
- the fkbp5 gene encoding peptidyl-prolyl cis-trans isomerase FKBP5: MTTDQDLPMDHQSATALFAAKGIDVTTNKDQGVIKVIKHPGVDGDRPMIGDRVTVHYTGKLVTGKKFDCSRERKEPFSFNVGKGQVLRAWDIGVLSMQRGEVCTLLCKPEYAYGAAGNPDKIPPSSSVVFEMELIKFEGESLTGDGGIVRRIKVKGEGYTNPNDGSVVNVHLEGRCGDRLFDCRDVSFIVGQAEDKSIPLGVDRAMDKMQKGECCLLYLKPKYGFGSEGKPEYKIGPDKDIVYEVTLKDFQRAKDSWEMDLKEKLDLSAEVKNKGNQYFKAGRYYQAVIQYQRIISWLEIEYGTGEVQQKKIQDYILTSHLNLALCFLRLKEFTQAVDNCNKVIELDENNEKALYRRGEARLCRNEFSLALADFQQVLQVNSANRAARAQISICQSKIKEHHEKDKKTYANMFQKFAERDAKTGKTKRRRDDSTWTSFNGEVSIKQRRRSQDCPS; this comes from the exons ATGACAACTGATCAGGATTTGCCAATGGATCACCAGTCAGCCACAGCCCTATTTGCTGCAAAGGGCATTGATGTAACAACCAATAAAGACCAAGGAGTTATCAAG GTTATAAAGCATCCAGGGGTAGATGGAGACAGACCCATGATTGGGGACAGAGTAACGGTTCACTACACTGGGAAACTGGTTACTGGGAAGAAATTTGATTGTAGTCGAGAGCGCAAAGAGCCCTTTAGTTTCAATGTGGGCAAAG GACAAGTCCTCAGGGCTTGGGACATTGGTGTGTTGTCCATGCAGAGAGGAGAGGTGTGCACACTGCTGTGCAAACCCGAGTATGCTTATGGAGCTGCTGGAAATCCTGACAAAATTCCTCCCAGCTCTTCAGTAGTATTTGAG ATGGAGCTAATCAAGTTTGAAGGCGAGTCACTTACAGGCGATGGTGGAATTGTGAGAAGAATAAAGGTCAAAGGGGAAGGTTACACTAATCCCAACGATGGATCAGTTGTTAACG TGCACCTAGAGGGAAGGTGTGGTGACCGACTGTTTGACTGCAGGGACGTCAGCTTTATTGTTGGTCAGGCTGAAGACAAAAGCATTCCTCTGGGAGTGGACCGAGCCATGGACAAGATGCAGAAAGGAGAGTGCTGTTTACTTTACTTAAAACCAAA GTATGGTTTTGGAAGCGAAGGCAAACCAGAATACAAAATAGGACCAGACAAAGACATTGTATATGAGGTTACTCTTAAAGACTTCCAAAGG GCTAAAGATTCCTGGGAAATGGACTTGAAAGAAAAGCTAGATCTGTCTGCTGAAGTAAAGAATAAAGGGAATCAGTATTTTAAG GCAGGGAGGTATTACCAGGCAGTCATCCAGTACCAGCGCATCATTTCTTGGCTAGAGATTGAGTATGGTACTGGAGAGGTGCAACAGAAGAAGATACAAGACTATATTCTGACTTCCCACCTTAACTTGGCCTTGTGTTTCCTGCGATTAAAAGAGTTCACACAAGCAGTGGACAACTGCAACAAG GTCATTGAGCTTGATGAAAACAATGAGAAGGCTTTGTATCGTCGTGGGGAAGCCCGGCTCTGCCGCAATGAGTTCAGCCTGGCCTTGGCAGACTTTCAGCAAGTGCTGCAAGTCAACTCAGCAAATCGAGCAGCTCGTGCTCAGATTTCCATTTGTCAAAGCAAGATTAAGGAACATCacgaaaaagacaaaaagacctATGCTAACATGTTCCAGAAATTTGCAGAACGGGACGCCAAG ACTGGGAAGACAAAGAGAAGGCGGGATGACAGTACGTGGACCAGCTTCAATGGTGAAGTGAGCATTAAACAACGACGGAGGAGTCAGGACTGCCCGTCGTAA